One Fuerstiella marisgermanici DNA window includes the following coding sequences:
- a CDS encoding neutral/alkaline non-lysosomal ceramidase N-terminal domain-containing protein, which translates to MPTFPTRLFLIAVLLLSFIPTAKTHAADTYDVGIGVVDITPDYPIRLNGFGNRREESEGVSQPIHARAIAISQGDQPPLVLVVLDSLGIRTPMVDAAAASMAETHKLPRKNLAVTFSHSHCTPKVNGACDNIFSSAIPAEHQMHIDQYTEALTSHIATAAAKAIDSRKPATLHWAVGEAKFAKNRRQVGGPVDHDLPMLVVKDAESGKPRAIYVSYACHAVTLSFNQISGDWPGYAAAMIERQVPGVTAMVSIGAGSDQNPVSGVTGDKVDVAAQQGVEIATDVKRMLEGKLRPITGQPSSVLSSIELPLNDLPTREQLVEQTGKGRPTDKYNATTQLARLDRGEELISKIDYPIQTWTFGDSFCMTFLAGEVCVDYALRLKTEIDRDRFWLNTYSNDFCSYIPSERLAKEGRYGGGAEVPYFALPATLKAGLEQKIVDEVHRQVPDSFEPPDVKPADDTAAKGTQGVPPKPPEDSLNCIQVVPGLKVELAAAEPNVSDPVAIDFGADGRLWVAEMNDYGQGVYETFQQTGRIRWLKDADNDGQFETAGTFVDGLRFPTDVKVWRDGVLICDAPDILFARDEDGDGKADSTEKLFSGFEVRNAQARVNSLRWGLDNWVYGAGGLFGGNIVCHKTGQTVDCRNRDFRINPDTGEIQAVSGRTQQGRSRNDRGDWFGCSNGTLVRAIPSDENYAVRNPLSPPATPPGLSADAKAHQLLPPENLVTFELSGAPGRATSACGLGIYRDVVLGQQFHNDTFTCEPVHQSVHRIDVTENGHGFTGQRGTDEVDREFLSSTDRWFRPVQARTGPDGALWVVDMYRYVIEHSRWIPQSTLAEIDVNAGRGRGRIYRVTPAREEDEPRPVIPDLQSLSNAELVTQLDSPNGIVRDLAHQMLLWRKANETTPELQQLVPEGTSDFGRIHALAVLDGLQNLGGGSNKDSKELKAALLSALKSGRPEVQRFAVGLSEQFSGNDAIVNAVLALVDSDNVRVRRQVALSLGSFAAQADQRRTEITLSISRLLSQKENDNYVRSAALSSVTGDIVDPVLTTYSKFPAVDQNGGMSQSLDLLAARVCDLDSLTEWLPEIVKRSAAAPNDVATRILTALDARSDAAKIESDEVSHDHILTLYQTAASSLAEDEVTDVNQAIAALKFIGRRNGAFTSSILKQEDFSASARADLVSRFLSARFPVSLQNAAASAIASVGVDDTTDVLLEALPAISPEVRSEVVSELLNLGDGPSALLTSIEQGSVRPELLDAAQRDKLLNHSSEKVRLLAKATLGAERETNRTAVVASLQGCLDLPGDAKRGEAVFRKRCSSCHKLQDHGFVVGPDLQALTNRDPKWLLTTILDPNKEVDARYVSWTAATTAGRTASGLIVEESANEVRLRESGGKEHVIRRADIDEFRSSQKSVMPEGLEKDMTPQDLSDVIVFVSSLKSTAKPPATTQTLPRRAPEIAPFLLDETQSVERRQEAIDARPGMGPAIISLLVADLPSDATSAETLKEEYRRIPWIWRVALAVGKRNDGGEIRDLLEVCLPGDGQPLRDWQAVVIGGGIINGLSQQTVWPRPRIEEVLAGLPAVKAAWPRTLQLASEMADDEAVKPGTRYDALRMVALRDAEIAIPQLKKYLTATTPNALQMGAVSGLADINSPDAAALLTDALTFLKGRNRELAVDGLKRLKRNEP; encoded by the coding sequence ATGCCCACCTTTCCAACGCGGCTATTCCTCATCGCCGTCCTACTGTTATCGTTTATCCCAACAGCCAAGACTCACGCTGCCGACACGTATGACGTCGGCATTGGCGTGGTCGATATCACGCCGGACTATCCGATTCGCCTGAATGGATTTGGCAACCGTCGCGAAGAATCCGAAGGCGTGTCGCAGCCGATTCACGCGCGAGCGATCGCGATTTCGCAGGGAGACCAACCGCCGCTGGTTTTGGTCGTGCTGGACAGTCTGGGCATACGTACTCCCATGGTTGACGCTGCTGCCGCGAGCATGGCGGAAACTCACAAGCTGCCACGCAAGAATTTGGCCGTCACCTTTTCGCATTCTCATTGCACACCCAAAGTCAACGGAGCGTGTGACAACATCTTCAGTTCGGCGATTCCCGCTGAACACCAAATGCATATCGATCAATACACCGAAGCCCTGACCAGCCATATCGCAACGGCCGCCGCCAAAGCGATTGACTCGCGAAAACCGGCGACTCTGCACTGGGCTGTTGGTGAAGCGAAATTCGCGAAGAATCGTCGCCAGGTCGGCGGACCGGTGGATCACGATTTGCCCATGTTAGTTGTGAAGGACGCTGAAAGCGGAAAGCCGCGAGCCATCTATGTGTCATACGCGTGCCACGCTGTGACACTTTCGTTTAATCAAATTAGCGGCGACTGGCCCGGCTACGCGGCCGCGATGATCGAACGTCAGGTGCCCGGCGTTACGGCGATGGTTTCTATCGGAGCGGGTTCGGACCAAAACCCGGTTAGTGGCGTCACCGGCGATAAAGTGGATGTGGCGGCACAGCAGGGCGTGGAAATCGCGACCGACGTGAAGCGGATGCTGGAGGGTAAGTTGCGTCCGATCACAGGCCAACCGTCTTCTGTATTAAGCAGCATCGAACTGCCGCTAAACGACCTGCCAACTCGTGAACAACTGGTCGAACAAACCGGAAAGGGCCGACCGACCGACAAGTATAATGCAACGACTCAGCTAGCCCGCCTGGACCGTGGCGAAGAACTGATTTCAAAGATCGACTACCCGATTCAAACATGGACCTTCGGCGACAGCTTTTGCATGACGTTTCTGGCAGGCGAAGTTTGCGTGGATTACGCTCTGCGATTGAAGACGGAAATTGATCGCGATCGCTTTTGGCTGAACACGTACAGCAACGACTTCTGTTCTTACATCCCATCAGAACGACTGGCGAAGGAAGGCCGCTACGGGGGCGGGGCTGAAGTTCCCTACTTTGCATTGCCCGCTACGCTAAAGGCCGGACTGGAACAGAAGATTGTCGACGAAGTTCACCGGCAGGTGCCGGACAGTTTTGAACCGCCCGATGTAAAGCCGGCCGACGATACTGCCGCCAAGGGAACTCAGGGAGTACCGCCGAAGCCACCAGAAGATTCACTGAACTGCATTCAGGTGGTGCCGGGTTTGAAGGTCGAATTGGCGGCGGCAGAACCGAATGTGTCGGATCCGGTGGCCATCGACTTCGGAGCTGACGGTCGGCTGTGGGTGGCTGAGATGAACGACTACGGTCAAGGCGTGTATGAAACGTTTCAACAGACCGGTCGGATTCGATGGTTGAAAGACGCCGACAACGATGGCCAATTCGAAACGGCAGGAACCTTCGTCGATGGTCTGCGGTTTCCTACCGACGTGAAGGTTTGGCGCGATGGCGTTTTGATTTGCGATGCGCCGGATATCCTTTTTGCACGCGATGAAGACGGTGACGGCAAAGCTGATTCGACGGAAAAGCTGTTTTCCGGCTTTGAGGTACGGAACGCTCAGGCGCGAGTTAACAGTTTACGTTGGGGGTTAGACAATTGGGTCTACGGAGCTGGCGGCTTGTTTGGCGGCAATATCGTATGTCACAAAACTGGTCAGACCGTTGATTGCCGTAACCGCGACTTTCGTATCAATCCAGACACAGGCGAAATTCAGGCTGTCTCGGGCAGAACGCAGCAGGGCCGAAGTCGCAATGATCGAGGCGACTGGTTTGGCTGTTCTAACGGAACACTCGTTCGAGCCATTCCGTCAGACGAAAACTACGCAGTTCGCAATCCCCTTTCACCGCCAGCGACGCCACCCGGGCTGTCAGCCGACGCGAAAGCTCACCAACTGCTGCCGCCTGAAAACCTGGTGACGTTCGAACTTTCCGGCGCACCGGGGCGAGCGACCTCAGCCTGTGGACTTGGAATTTATCGGGATGTCGTATTGGGTCAGCAGTTTCACAACGACACCTTTACCTGCGAACCCGTCCATCAGTCAGTGCATCGCATCGACGTTACTGAAAACGGGCACGGCTTTACAGGACAGCGCGGAACCGACGAAGTTGATCGTGAATTTCTGAGTTCCACGGATCGCTGGTTCCGTCCTGTGCAGGCACGCACGGGGCCGGACGGAGCTCTCTGGGTTGTGGACATGTACCGCTACGTGATCGAACATTCACGCTGGATCCCTCAGTCCACACTCGCCGAAATCGACGTCAACGCTGGGAGGGGGCGAGGCCGAATTTACCGAGTCACACCTGCGCGGGAGGAAGACGAACCACGTCCCGTCATTCCCGATCTGCAGTCGCTGTCGAACGCGGAACTTGTGACGCAACTGGATTCGCCGAACGGGATCGTGCGGGATTTGGCTCATCAAATGCTGCTCTGGCGCAAGGCTAACGAGACGACGCCAGAACTGCAGCAGCTGGTCCCTGAAGGTACGTCCGACTTTGGGCGAATCCATGCGTTGGCCGTGTTGGACGGCTTGCAAAACCTCGGCGGCGGCAGCAACAAAGACAGCAAGGAACTTAAAGCTGCACTGCTTTCCGCTTTGAAGTCCGGCCGTCCCGAAGTTCAGCGATTCGCCGTAGGTTTAAGCGAACAGTTCTCCGGCAACGATGCCATCGTCAACGCCGTTTTGGCACTGGTCGACAGCGACAATGTGCGAGTGAGACGCCAGGTTGCGTTGTCGCTGGGCAGCTTTGCAGCACAAGCTGATCAACGTCGAACTGAAATTACACTCTCAATCTCGCGGCTACTCAGTCAAAAAGAAAACGACAACTACGTGCGCTCGGCAGCGCTTAGTTCCGTCACGGGTGACATTGTGGACCCCGTGCTTACAACATACTCAAAGTTTCCAGCGGTCGATCAGAACGGCGGTATGTCTCAAAGCCTGGATCTGCTGGCCGCACGTGTCTGTGATTTGGACTCACTGACCGAGTGGCTGCCTGAAATTGTGAAGCGTTCGGCTGCCGCACCCAACGACGTCGCCACCAGAATCCTGACAGCATTGGACGCTCGATCGGACGCTGCAAAAATCGAATCCGATGAAGTATCACATGACCATATTCTCACGCTGTATCAAACGGCGGCGTCGTCTCTTGCAGAAGACGAAGTGACGGACGTCAATCAAGCGATAGCCGCGTTGAAATTTATTGGCCGCCGCAACGGGGCATTCACATCATCGATCCTGAAGCAGGAAGACTTTTCTGCCAGTGCCCGAGCAGACTTAGTCAGCCGCTTTCTGTCGGCTCGCTTTCCAGTCAGCTTACAGAATGCGGCTGCCAGCGCGATCGCTTCAGTTGGTGTCGACGATACGACAGACGTGCTGTTGGAAGCGCTTCCGGCCATTAGTCCTGAAGTTCGCAGTGAAGTTGTTTCTGAGCTCTTGAACCTAGGTGACGGTCCGTCCGCGTTGCTGACGTCGATCGAACAAGGCTCCGTGCGTCCGGAACTGCTGGATGCCGCACAACGCGACAAGCTTTTAAATCACTCGTCCGAGAAGGTTCGATTATTGGCCAAAGCAACACTCGGGGCAGAACGCGAAACTAATCGCACGGCTGTCGTCGCTTCGCTGCAGGGGTGCCTGGATCTGCCCGGCGACGCGAAACGCGGTGAAGCTGTATTCCGCAAGCGATGTTCGTCATGCCACAAGCTGCAGGATCACGGGTTCGTTGTTGGTCCCGACCTACAGGCGCTGACGAATCGCGATCCTAAATGGTTGCTGACCACGATTCTCGACCCGAACAAAGAAGTCGATGCCCGGTACGTTTCGTGGACGGCGGCGACAACTGCCGGCCGAACGGCTTCCGGATTGATTGTGGAAGAATCGGCGAACGAAGTGCGTCTCCGCGAATCCGGCGGCAAAGAACACGTCATCCGTCGCGCCGACATTGACGAGTTCCGCTCATCGCAGAAATCCGTCATGCCTGAAGGTTTGGAAAAAGACATGACACCTCAGGACCTAAGCGACGTGATCGTGTTTGTGTCCAGCCTGAAGTCGACCGCTAAACCGCCCGCAACTACTCAAACGCTGCCACGCCGCGCACCTGAAATCGCACCATTCCTATTGGACGAAACGCAATCTGTTGAGCGGCGTCAGGAAGCGATCGACGCTCGACCGGGGATGGGGCCAGCCATTATTTCGCTTCTGGTCGCAGACTTACCGTCCGACGCGACGTCGGCAGAAACGCTGAAAGAAGAGTACCGTCGTATCCCGTGGATCTGGCGAGTCGCTCTGGCAGTCGGCAAACGTAACGACGGAGGCGAGATTCGTGACCTGTTGGAAGTTTGTTTGCCTGGCGATGGTCAACCCTTGCGAGATTGGCAGGCAGTCGTGATTGGCGGTGGAATCATCAACGGGCTAAGTCAGCAAACGGTTTGGCCGCGTCCGCGAATTGAAGAAGTGCTTGCGGGACTTCCGGCCGTGAAAGCAGCGTGGCCTCGAACGCTGCAACTGGCTTCCGAAATGGCGGACGATGAGGCCGTGAAGCCGGGGACTCGCTACGACGCCCTGCGAATGGTTGCGCTGCGGGACGCTGAAATAGCGATTCCGCAGTTGAAGAAGTACCTGACTGCGACAACACCGAATGCACTGCAAATGGGAGCTGTCAGCGGTCTGGCGGACATCAATTCGCCGGACGCTGCGGCGCTGCTGACCGATGCACTCACATTCCTCAAGGGCCGAAATCGTGAGCTGGCTGTTGACGGCTTGAAACGCTTGAAGCGGAATGAGCCATAG
- the mqnE gene encoding aminofutalosine synthase MqnE — translation MFQTLDPPIQIIADKVIAGERLSFDDGVYLDESADLHTLGYLANIVRERKCGNAAFYNTNIHLNPTNVCVYRCRFCAFRADLKDEKAYTFDEAGVRARALEGRAAGATEIHVVGGLHHKKKFDWYLDLVRTIHETCPEIHIKAWTPVEISWFSFITKKSIRWVMEQMIEAGLGSMPGGGAEIFDPEIRKQLCEHKADSDVWFDVHRTAHELGLRSNATMLYGHIEQARHRIDHMLRLRKLQDETGGFQTFIPLAFHPENTELDNIRKPDGLFDLRMMAVGRLMLDNFDHVKAYWIMLGEQTAQMALSYGADDIDGTVVHELIYHDAGAKTPEGMTVDQMHRMIREAGREPVERDTLYRHVIRDGAKWHAAEAVLA, via the coding sequence ATGTTCCAGACTCTCGATCCCCCAATCCAAATCATCGCCGACAAAGTGATCGCAGGCGAACGTCTAAGCTTCGATGACGGCGTCTACCTTGACGAATCGGCCGACCTGCACACGCTCGGATACCTGGCCAACATCGTCCGCGAACGCAAATGTGGCAACGCCGCGTTTTACAACACAAACATCCACTTGAACCCGACTAACGTCTGCGTATATCGATGTCGCTTTTGCGCCTTTCGAGCGGACCTGAAGGACGAAAAGGCCTACACGTTTGATGAAGCCGGTGTTCGTGCGCGAGCGTTAGAAGGTCGCGCGGCCGGAGCGACAGAGATCCATGTTGTGGGTGGACTTCACCACAAAAAGAAGTTCGACTGGTATCTGGATCTCGTGCGAACGATTCACGAGACGTGCCCAGAGATTCACATTAAGGCGTGGACGCCGGTCGAAATCAGTTGGTTCAGCTTCATCACCAAAAAGTCGATCCGCTGGGTCATGGAGCAGATGATCGAAGCCGGCCTTGGCAGCATGCCCGGCGGCGGTGCTGAAATTTTCGATCCGGAAATTCGAAAGCAGCTTTGCGAACACAAGGCAGACAGCGACGTCTGGTTCGACGTACATCGCACTGCTCACGAACTTGGCTTGCGGTCTAACGCAACGATGCTTTACGGACATATCGAACAAGCCAGGCACCGCATCGATCACATGTTGAGGCTTCGAAAGTTACAGGACGAAACCGGTGGTTTTCAAACCTTCATCCCGCTGGCGTTCCATCCGGAAAACACTGAACTGGACAACATCCGCAAGCCAGACGGCCTGTTCGACCTTCGCATGATGGCTGTCGGCCGATTGATGCTGGACAACTTCGATCACGTGAAAGCATATTGGATTATGCTGGGCGAACAGACGGCTCAAATGGCCCTGAGTTACGGTGCGGATGACATCGACGGCACGGTTGTGCACGAATTGATCTACCACGACGCGGGCGCCAAAACGCCGGAAGGCATGACGGTGGATCAGATGCATCGCATGATCCGCGAAGCCGGCCGCGAACCTGTCGAACGAGACACACTGTACCGACACGTGATCCGCGACGGAGCGAAATGGCACGCCGCCGAAGCAGTTCTGGCGTAA
- a CDS encoding UbiA-like polyprenyltransferase: MLQTIRHFLELIRFSHTVFALPFAALAAVLAWVQPDSEFRIRDLVGILLCMVFARSAAMAFNRLVDRDVDAENPRTAVRHIPAGLLSVKAVTLFTLLCSVAFVASTLIFLPKRLPLLLAVPVLLFLLGYSYAKRWTSLCHYWLSAALMMSPIAAWIAVRDEFALQPTLLAGVIFFWVGGFDIIYACQDSDFDKGRRLYSIPAKFGVAGALRIAFVSHLATIAMLVLLWSLTGLGTVFLVGVAVIGVLLLYQHWLVRPDDLQRVNIAFFNVNAIVSFGILILGCIDLWVQRL, from the coding sequence GTGCTACAGACTATCCGACATTTTCTGGAACTGATCCGATTCAGTCATACCGTGTTTGCACTTCCGTTCGCGGCATTGGCGGCCGTGCTGGCGTGGGTTCAGCCGGATTCAGAATTTCGGATTCGTGACCTCGTTGGAATTCTTTTGTGCATGGTCTTTGCCCGGTCCGCAGCGATGGCGTTCAATCGACTGGTCGACCGTGACGTGGACGCTGAGAATCCTCGCACGGCAGTGAGGCATATTCCCGCCGGGCTGCTATCGGTGAAGGCGGTGACGTTGTTTACTCTGCTGTGCAGTGTGGCCTTTGTCGCGTCGACGCTGATCTTTCTGCCGAAGCGACTGCCGTTACTGCTGGCAGTTCCAGTCCTGTTGTTTCTGCTCGGCTACAGCTACGCCAAACGGTGGACCAGCCTGTGCCATTATTGGCTATCGGCCGCACTGATGATGTCTCCGATCGCCGCGTGGATCGCCGTTCGCGACGAATTTGCGTTGCAGCCCACTCTGCTCGCTGGAGTGATTTTCTTTTGGGTAGGCGGCTTTGATATCATCTATGCGTGCCAGGATTCAGACTTCGACAAAGGTCGCCGACTGTACAGTATTCCCGCAAAATTTGGTGTGGCCGGAGCACTGCGGATCGCGTTCGTCAGTCATCTCGCAACCATCGCAATGCTGGTGCTGTTGTGGTCGTTGACCGGTTTGGGCACGGTCTTTCTTGTCGGCGTCGCAGTGATAGGCGTTCTGCTGTTGTACCAGCATTGGCTGGTTCGGCCGGACGACCTTCAGCGAGTCAACATTGCGTTCTTTAACGTGAATGCCATTGTGAGTTTCGGCATCCTGATCCTCGGCTGCATCGATCTATGGGTGCAGCGACTCTGA
- a CDS encoding ThiF family adenylyltransferase: protein MNSDSRYQKQILFDGVGQAGQQALAERRVLLVGCGALGCVLADALTRAGVGFLRIVDRDFVELSNLQRQTLFTEDDVTAHLPKAIAAVNRLQRINSSIEIEPIVADADFNNVRGFAEGVDLIMDGTDNFEIRYLINDVSLETGIPWIFTGCTGSHGQMMPVIPGRTACLRCLMQNPPPPGSTETCDTAGVLGPAIGVIASLQAAMALKILTGHKDAVPQQLTIVDVWNLSFRQMDVSKLRESTECPACKKGERLWLDGAQSAGSTILCGRNAVQISPPEKTRLSLPELAKRLESAGVVTSNPFLVRVAVAESDLEVTVFPDGRAIVKGTEDPAAARAIYSRYVGT, encoded by the coding sequence ATGAATTCAGATTCAAGATATCAAAAACAAATTCTGTTCGACGGCGTCGGGCAGGCCGGTCAGCAGGCGCTGGCCGAACGTCGTGTGCTGCTGGTCGGCTGCGGAGCATTAGGTTGTGTACTAGCTGATGCTCTCACACGGGCCGGCGTTGGTTTTCTACGAATCGTCGATCGCGACTTCGTGGAACTCAGCAACCTACAGCGGCAAACGCTGTTCACTGAAGATGACGTGACGGCTCACCTGCCCAAAGCGATTGCAGCAGTCAACCGTCTGCAGCGGATCAATTCGTCAATTGAAATCGAACCAATCGTTGCGGATGCCGACTTCAACAACGTTCGAGGATTCGCGGAGGGCGTGGATCTGATCATGGACGGGACGGACAACTTTGAGATTCGCTACCTAATTAACGATGTCTCGCTGGAGACCGGCATCCCGTGGATCTTCACCGGTTGCACGGGCAGCCATGGCCAAATGATGCCTGTGATTCCTGGCCGGACGGCGTGCCTGCGTTGTCTGATGCAGAATCCTCCCCCACCCGGTTCGACGGAAACCTGCGACACAGCCGGCGTACTTGGCCCCGCTATCGGCGTGATCGCATCGCTGCAGGCCGCAATGGCCTTGAAAATCCTGACAGGTCACAAAGACGCGGTTCCTCAACAGTTGACGATTGTCGACGTGTGGAATCTGTCGTTCCGGCAGATGGATGTCTCCAAATTGCGAGAATCAACCGAGTGCCCAGCCTGTAAGAAGGGGGAACGGCTGTGGCTGGACGGTGCGCAGTCGGCCGGATCGACGATTTTGTGCGGTCGCAATGCCGTTCAGATTTCCCCGCCTGAGAAAACCCGGCTTTCGCTGCCGGAACTGGCGAAGCGGCTGGAATCAGCGGGCGTTGTGACGTCCAATCCGTTTCTGGTGCGAGTCGCGGTGGCAGAATCTGACTTGGAAGTGACAGTGTTCCCGGACGGTCGAGCGATCGTGAAGGGGACCGAGGACCCAGCAGCCGCTCGAGCCATTTATTCTCGTTATGTCGGGACTTGA
- a CDS encoding Rieske (2Fe-2S) protein, whose product MPEVIPLIDAESVPPGESAEVVADGRIFAVFNVDGTFHVLDGICPHAGGPLGKGALDGSIVTCPWHGWQFDVTSGRHCLNETLCQTSYEASVQDGKVCVQL is encoded by the coding sequence ATGCCGGAAGTGATTCCCCTTATCGATGCCGAATCGGTTCCGCCGGGCGAGTCCGCTGAAGTCGTTGCTGACGGTCGCATCTTTGCCGTCTTCAACGTCGACGGAACGTTTCACGTGCTGGACGGCATCTGCCCTCACGCTGGTGGGCCGTTGGGCAAGGGGGCTCTTGATGGCAGCATCGTCACCTGTCCCTGGCACGGATGGCAGTTTGACGTCACCAGCGGGCGACACTGTCTAAACGAAACGCTGTGTCAAACCAGCTACGAAGCCAGTGTGCAGGACGGCAAGGTGTGCGTTCAGCTGTAG
- a CDS encoding NAD(P)/FAD-dependent oxidoreductase, which produces MIQPDPQNPVNYLPPVEDSYDVVVIGGGPAGATTAALVAEHGYSVLLLERAALPRFHVGESLIPETYWPLKRLGMVDRMKASAFPRKYSVQFVSNGVKESAPFYFEMYNDHESSVTWQVERGVFDQMLLDRATELGAVVHTSGHATDVVFEGDVAVGVKCRLLNEDGGRTEREIRSRVVVDASGQTAFIGNRRGQRDRDPHLKKGTIWTYWKNAYRDPGKDGGATLVMQTSDNKSWFWFIPLPDNVVSIGCVGNMEHMFGKENGDAETVYQRELQLCPALEKRLVDAERCTDFFTTKDFSYYSSETAGNGWLSVGDAFGFIDPVYSSGVYLALKGGEFAADAIHDALQRGDLTAPRLGQWQPLYKQGIENFRKLVYAFYAEDFSFGTFLREYPEYKSNMVDILVGDVFKPGVSDIFKVMGNIMPSGDEPSTDEPVQQPAMA; this is translated from the coding sequence ATGATTCAGCCCGACCCACAAAATCCGGTCAACTATCTTCCGCCTGTCGAGGATTCGTACGATGTCGTTGTCATCGGCGGCGGTCCGGCAGGTGCCACGACGGCTGCTTTAGTCGCCGAACATGGATACAGCGTCCTGCTGCTGGAACGAGCCGCTCTGCCCCGATTTCACGTGGGTGAGTCGCTGATCCCGGAAACCTACTGGCCACTGAAACGCTTGGGAATGGTGGATCGCATGAAGGCCTCCGCGTTTCCGCGCAAGTACAGCGTGCAGTTCGTCAGCAACGGCGTGAAAGAATCTGCGCCGTTCTACTTTGAGATGTACAACGATCATGAATCCAGTGTCACGTGGCAGGTCGAACGAGGTGTGTTCGATCAAATGCTGCTGGACCGCGCGACAGAACTGGGAGCCGTCGTTCACACGTCTGGACATGCCACGGATGTCGTATTTGAAGGTGATGTAGCGGTCGGCGTGAAGTGTCGATTGCTAAACGAAGATGGCGGCCGCACGGAACGCGAAATTCGCAGTCGAGTCGTGGTGGACGCAAGCGGACAAACTGCGTTTATCGGTAACCGCCGCGGGCAACGAGACCGCGATCCGCACCTGAAGAAGGGCACGATCTGGACCTACTGGAAGAACGCCTATCGGGACCCCGGCAAGGACGGTGGCGCGACGCTGGTCATGCAGACGTCCGACAACAAGTCATGGTTTTGGTTTATTCCATTGCCGGACAACGTGGTCAGCATTGGCTGCGTAGGCAACATGGAACACATGTTCGGAAAAGAAAACGGTGACGCTGAAACCGTGTATCAGCGCGAATTGCAACTTTGCCCAGCTCTGGAAAAACGACTGGTCGATGCCGAACGTTGCACGGATTTCTTCACCACGAAAGACTTCTCCTACTATTCGAGCGAAACGGCAGGAAACGGTTGGCTGTCCGTGGGCGATGCGTTCGGCTTTATCGACCCGGTCTATTCCAGCGGTGTCTATCTCGCGCTCAAGGGTGGCGAATTCGCGGCTGATGCGATTCACGATGCATTGCAGCGAGGCGACCTGACGGCCCCGCGACTCGGGCAGTGGCAGCCGCTGTACAAGCAGGGCATTGAAAACTTTCGCAAGCTGGTTTACGCGTTCTATGCAGAAGACTTCAGCTTCGGCACGTTCCTAAGAGAGTATCCTGAGTACAAGTCGAATATGGTCGACATTCTGGTCGGCGACGTTTTCAAGCCGGGTGTTTCAGACATCTTCAAGGTGATGGGAAACATTATGCCGTCAGGTGATGAGCCGTCGACTGACGAACCTGTACAGCAGCCGGCAATGGCGTGA